Proteins from a genomic interval of Stenotrophomonas sp. 24(2023):
- the tssH gene encoding type VI secretion system ATPase TssH, with protein sequence MSINLKTLISKLDDTCRQAAERAANLCMARGNYEVDLEHLFLALLEQPQSDFVLIARRSGIAPEALERDLNDEISQFKTGNARTPVFSQHIPALFEHAWLIASLDSETTRIRSGHLLLALLTEPDLAQLAYRGSKLFVRFKRDDLKHDFAKLTEGSQEAAQTVRFADASATGAAAEGDDPVPGEAKGGLSKTPALDQFTTNLTQRARDGRIDPVIGRDGEIRQVIDILMRRRQNNPILTGEAGVGKTAVVEGLARRIADKDVPDVLQGVELHTLDMGLLQAGASVKGEFENRLKNVIDEVKKSPHPIILFIDEAHTMIGAGGTAGQNDAANLLKPALARGELRTIAATTWGEYKKYFEKDAALARRFQVVKVEEPSEALAAAMLRGMVGLMEAHFNIRVLDEAVTEAVRLSHRYISGRQLPDKAVSVLDTACAKVALGQSATPAIIEDTRKHLDRLQAEIVALQRETAGGSVHHAERLAELHAQQVQAQAVLASNEERLGRERELANRIAALRQQLEQGRDEARDSDVGGDDAEGDVVVAKPAAKRGKAPPELSPQHAELARLQAELRELQGETPMVPLQVDGTVVAEIVSAWTGVPLGRMVKDEIRTVRTLGTLLVERVIGQDHALDAIAQRVRTATAKLEDPNKPRGVFMFVGPSGVGKTETALALADILYGGERKLVTINMSEYQEAHSVSGLKGSPPGYVGYGEGGVLTEAVRRNPYSVVLLDEVEKAHPDVLEMFFQVFDKGVMDDAEGREIDFRNTLIILTSNIGSSQIMQACLNKPVEEIPAADALAEALRPVLMRSFKPAFLGRLKVVPYYPISDDVLARIITLKLGRIRDRVTANHKATFSWDDSLVEAVLARCTEVDSGARNVDHILNGTLLPEIAESVLAAMAEGNRINAIKVTAGKKGDFKYKVS encoded by the coding sequence ATGAGCATCAACCTCAAGACCCTGATCAGCAAGCTGGATGACACCTGCCGCCAGGCGGCCGAGCGGGCGGCAAACCTGTGCATGGCGCGTGGCAACTACGAGGTGGACCTGGAGCATCTGTTCCTGGCCCTGCTCGAGCAGCCGCAGAGCGATTTCGTGTTGATCGCCCGTCGCAGTGGCATCGCCCCCGAGGCGCTGGAACGCGACCTCAACGACGAGATCAGCCAGTTCAAGACCGGCAACGCCCGCACGCCGGTGTTTTCCCAGCATATTCCGGCCCTGTTCGAGCATGCCTGGCTGATCGCCTCGCTCGATTCGGAAACCACGCGGATCCGCAGTGGCCACCTGCTGCTGGCGCTGCTGACCGAGCCTGACCTGGCGCAGCTGGCCTACCGCGGTTCCAAGCTGTTCGTGCGCTTCAAGCGCGATGACCTCAAGCACGATTTCGCCAAGCTCACCGAGGGCTCGCAGGAGGCGGCGCAGACCGTGCGCTTCGCCGATGCCTCGGCCACCGGTGCGGCGGCAGAGGGCGACGATCCCGTGCCCGGCGAGGCCAAGGGTGGCCTGTCCAAGACCCCGGCATTGGACCAGTTCACCACCAACCTGACCCAGCGTGCGCGCGACGGCAGGATCGACCCGGTGATCGGCCGCGATGGCGAGATCCGGCAGGTGATCGACATCCTGATGCGCCGCCGCCAGAACAATCCCATCCTCACCGGCGAGGCCGGTGTCGGCAAGACCGCCGTGGTCGAAGGGCTGGCCCGGCGCATTGCCGACAAGGACGTGCCCGATGTCCTGCAGGGCGTGGAACTGCACACCCTGGACATGGGCCTGCTGCAGGCCGGTGCCAGCGTCAAGGGCGAGTTCGAGAACCGCCTGAAGAACGTGATCGACGAGGTCAAGAAGAGCCCGCACCCGATCATCCTGTTCATCGATGAAGCACACACCATGATCGGTGCCGGTGGTACCGCCGGGCAGAACGATGCGGCCAACCTGCTCAAGCCGGCACTGGCACGTGGTGAACTGCGCACCATCGCCGCCACCACCTGGGGCGAGTACAAGAAGTATTTCGAGAAAGACGCCGCGCTGGCCCGCCGCTTCCAGGTGGTGAAGGTGGAAGAGCCCAGCGAAGCGCTTGCCGCAGCGATGCTGCGCGGCATGGTCGGGCTGATGGAAGCGCACTTCAACATCCGCGTGCTGGATGAGGCCGTCACCGAGGCCGTGCGCCTGTCGCACCGTTACATCAGCGGGCGCCAGCTGCCGGACAAGGCAGTCAGCGTGCTCGACACCGCCTGCGCCAAGGTTGCCCTCGGCCAGAGCGCCACGCCGGCGATCATCGAGGACACCCGCAAGCATCTGGACCGTCTGCAGGCCGAAATCGTCGCACTGCAGCGGGAGACCGCCGGTGGCAGCGTGCACCACGCCGAACGCCTGGCCGAACTGCATGCGCAGCAGGTCCAGGCACAGGCGGTGCTGGCCAGCAACGAGGAACGCCTGGGGCGCGAGCGCGAACTGGCCAACCGGATCGCCGCGCTGCGCCAGCAGCTGGAGCAGGGCCGTGACGAGGCGCGCGACAGTGACGTCGGGGGCGATGACGCCGAGGGCGATGTGGTCGTGGCCAAGCCTGCTGCCAAGCGCGGCAAGGCCCCGCCGGAACTATCGCCGCAGCATGCCGAGCTGGCGCGGCTGCAGGCTGAGCTGCGTGAGCTCCAGGGGGAAACCCCGATGGTGCCGTTGCAGGTGGACGGCACGGTGGTGGCTGAAATCGTGTCGGCCTGGACCGGCGTGCCGCTGGGGCGGATGGTGAAGGACGAAATCCGTACCGTGCGCACGCTGGGGACGCTGCTGGTCGAGCGCGTGATCGGCCAGGACCATGCATTGGATGCCATCGCCCAGCGCGTGCGTACGGCGACGGCCAAGCTGGAAGACCCGAACAAGCCACGTGGCGTGTTCATGTTCGTTGGCCCCTCCGGCGTGGGCAAGACCGAAACCGCCCTGGCGCTGGCCGACATCCTGTACGGCGGCGAGCGCAAGCTGGTCACCATCAACATGAGTGAATACCAGGAAGCACACAGCGTTTCCGGGCTGAAGGGCTCTCCGCCGGGCTATGTGGGCTACGGCGAGGGCGGCGTGCTGACCGAGGCCGTGCGCCGCAACCCGTACAGCGTGGTGCTGCTGGACGAGGTCGAAAAGGCCCACCCGGACGTGCTGGAAATGTTCTTCCAGGTGTTCGACAAGGGCGTGATGGACGATGCCGAAGGCCGCGAGATCGACTTCCGCAACACGCTGATCATCCTGACGTCCAACATCGGCTCCTCGCAGATCATGCAGGCCTGCCTGAACAAGCCGGTCGAGGAGATCCCCGCCGCCGATGCGCTGGCCGAGGCCCTGCGCCCGGTGCTGATGCGCAGCTTCAAGCCGGCCTTCCTCGGCCGCCTGAAGGTGGTGCCGTACTACCCGATCAGCGATGACGTGCTGGCCCGCATCATCACGCTCAAGCTTGGTCGCATCCGCGACCGCGTCACCGCCAACCACAAGGCCACCTTCAGCTGGGATGACAGCCTGGTGGAGGCCGTGCTTGCGCGTTGCACCGAAGTGGACTCGGGTGCGCGCAACGTTGACCACATCCTCAACGGGACACTGCTGCCGGAAATCGCCGAGAGCGTGCTGGCGGCCATGGCCGAGGGGAACCGGATCAACGCCATCAAGGTTACCGCTGGCAAGAAGGGTGACTTCAAATACAAAGTGTCATGA
- the tssG gene encoding type VI secretion system baseplate subunit TssG, translated as MPSAQRRIDPGVAQQLLAEPHRFQFFQAVRVLEQVFQRQGVKAGQAVPMRVRFRNSLSLGFPATELAAEGEVYSLKGERLQGREAIEQALIGEDLAEVHLTPQFMGLLGTTGALPLHYTETLQLRELYERDRTARAFLDIFSTRAVSLHYAAWKKHRLALQYELDRRERFLPLVLSLLGMGMSELRDRLHEGQGEIFDQAVAYYAGAIRQRPVSAALMQRVLSDYFQVSLHLEQFVGAWYRVPAGQATRLGQANAVLGASALAGDRVWQRDLRLRLRIGPLRKDQFDDFLPGGTAAEALAKWLSLLTGGTLEYEVRLVLRAEDVQGSALGGGGGARLGWDSYLCSRPQTTSREDTTYGIHTLQ; from the coding sequence ATGCCCAGCGCGCAGCGGCGAATCGATCCTGGCGTAGCGCAGCAGCTGCTTGCCGAACCGCACCGCTTCCAGTTCTTCCAGGCGGTGCGGGTACTGGAGCAGGTGTTCCAGCGCCAGGGCGTGAAGGCCGGCCAGGCTGTGCCCATGCGGGTACGGTTCCGCAATTCGCTGTCGCTCGGGTTCCCGGCAACGGAACTGGCGGCCGAGGGCGAAGTGTATTCGCTCAAGGGCGAACGCCTGCAGGGCCGTGAAGCGATCGAGCAGGCGCTGATCGGCGAGGACCTGGCCGAGGTACACCTGACCCCGCAGTTCATGGGCCTGCTCGGTACCACCGGCGCGTTGCCACTGCACTACACCGAAACCCTGCAGCTGCGCGAGCTGTACGAGCGCGACCGCACGGCACGTGCCTTCCTGGACATCTTCTCCACCCGCGCGGTGTCGCTGCATTACGCCGCATGGAAGAAGCATCGTCTTGCCCTGCAGTACGAGCTGGACCGCCGCGAACGCTTCCTGCCGCTGGTGCTGTCGCTGCTGGGCATGGGCATGAGCGAACTGCGCGACCGCCTGCACGAGGGCCAGGGCGAGATCTTCGACCAGGCCGTGGCCTATTACGCCGGTGCGATCCGCCAGCGTCCGGTATCGGCGGCGCTGATGCAGCGCGTGCTGTCCGACTATTTCCAGGTGTCCCTGCACCTGGAGCAGTTCGTCGGCGCCTGGTACCGCGTGCCGGCCGGTCAGGCCACCCGGCTGGGCCAGGCCAACGCCGTGCTGGGTGCCAGCGCGCTGGCCGGTGACCGGGTGTGGCAACGCGATCTGCGCCTGCGCCTGCGTATCGGCCCGCTGCGCAAGGACCAGTTCGATGATTTCCTGCCGGGGGGCACGGCCGCCGAGGCGCTGGCCAAGTGGCTGTCGCTGCTGACCGGCGGCACCCTGGAATATGAAGTGCGGCTGGTGCTGCGTGCCGAGGATGTACAGGGCAGTGCACTGGGCGGCGGCGGTGGCGCCCGCCTGGGCTGGGACAGCTACCTGTGTTCACGACCACAGACCACCTCGCGTGAGGACACCACCTATGGCATCCACACGCTGCAATGA
- the tssF gene encoding type VI secretion system baseplate subunit TssF, translating into MQDLLPYYERELAYLRRYGREFAEHYPKIAGRLQLSAEGSQDPHVERLIEAFALLSARVSKRIEDDYPEFTDALLDVLYPHYLRPFPSCSIAHFDMEGVASKLSAPVRVPRGTGLQSRPVRGVPCDFRTAYDVVLAPVGVQQVQYRSVADAPMATTLPAGSGGQISLGFQLLSDQLGFGQLGTDHLRLFLDGEPSVRAGLRDALMLGVKAAYVESDGDGRWRRLEQVPLSPVGFADDEALIDFPARSHPAYRLLTELFAYPEKFGFIDLHLPPVTAGASRRFTLHLILQASGQDRGSTMVLEELGTHNVRLGCTPIVNLFQTSGEPIRVTHRTVNYPVLADARRAFAYEVHSIDSVHRIRQTPQGESIQAFRPFYSLHHGEDPERTGQYWVARRDEDVARQSPGFEMEISFVDLSFNPVLPQTDTVSLELTCSNRDLPNQLAFGVTGGDLSIEGGSPARAISLLRKPTKPLRFRHARNAQWRLISHLSLNQLSLTGSGLPALKEMLRLYDLAGSSVSARQIDGIVALDQVPATTWMSGRQFASVVRGLEITLTINEAHFVGTGVAAFAQVMDHFFALYVHANSFTRLVLVSSDSGEEIVRCPARSGESILA; encoded by the coding sequence ATGCAGGACCTGCTGCCCTATTACGAACGTGAACTGGCCTACCTGCGGCGCTATGGCCGCGAGTTCGCCGAGCATTACCCCAAGATTGCCGGGCGCCTGCAGCTGTCTGCCGAGGGCAGCCAGGACCCCCATGTCGAGCGCCTGATCGAGGCCTTCGCGCTGCTCAGTGCGCGCGTGTCCAAGCGTATCGAGGATGACTATCCCGAGTTCACCGATGCACTGCTGGACGTGCTCTATCCGCACTACCTGCGGCCGTTCCCGTCCTGCTCGATCGCCCATTTCGACATGGAGGGCGTGGCGTCCAAGCTCAGCGCACCGGTGCGTGTTCCGCGCGGCACTGGCCTGCAGAGCCGCCCGGTACGTGGCGTGCCCTGCGATTTCCGCACGGCCTACGATGTGGTGCTGGCGCCGGTCGGCGTACAGCAGGTGCAGTACCGCAGCGTGGCCGATGCGCCGATGGCCACCACGTTGCCGGCGGGCAGTGGTGGGCAGATTTCGCTGGGCTTCCAGCTGTTGTCCGACCAGCTCGGCTTCGGGCAGCTGGGCACCGACCACCTGCGGTTGTTCCTGGATGGCGAACCCTCCGTGCGCGCCGGCCTGCGCGATGCCCTGATGCTCGGCGTCAAGGCCGCCTACGTCGAATCCGACGGCGACGGCCGCTGGCGACGCCTGGAGCAGGTGCCGCTGAGCCCGGTCGGTTTCGCCGACGATGAGGCGCTGATCGATTTCCCCGCCCGCTCGCACCCGGCCTACCGCCTGCTGACCGAGCTGTTCGCCTACCCGGAAAAGTTCGGCTTCATCGATCTGCATCTGCCGCCGGTGACGGCCGGGGCCAGTCGGCGCTTTACCCTGCACCTGATCCTGCAGGCCAGCGGCCAGGACCGTGGCAGCACGATGGTGCTGGAGGAGCTGGGCACGCATAACGTGCGCCTGGGCTGCACGCCCATCGTCAACCTGTTCCAGACCAGCGGCGAACCCATCCGCGTCACCCACCGCACGGTCAATTACCCGGTGCTGGCCGATGCGCGCCGTGCCTTCGCCTATGAAGTGCATTCGATCGATTCGGTACACCGCATCCGCCAGACGCCGCAGGGTGAGAGCATCCAGGCGTTCCGCCCGTTCTATTCGCTGCACCATGGCGAGGATCCCGAACGCACGGGTCAGTACTGGGTCGCGCGCCGCGATGAGGACGTGGCGCGGCAGAGCCCAGGCTTTGAAATGGAAATCAGCTTCGTCGACCTGTCGTTCAACCCGGTGTTGCCACAGACCGATACCGTCAGCCTGGAATTGACCTGCAGCAATCGCGATCTGCCCAACCAGCTGGCGTTCGGCGTGACCGGCGGTGACCTGAGCATTGAGGGGGGCAGCCCGGCGCGCGCGATCAGCCTGCTGCGCAAGCCGACCAAGCCACTGCGCTTCCGGCATGCGCGCAATGCCCAGTGGCGCTTGATATCGCACCTGTCGCTCAACCAGCTCTCGCTGACCGGCAGCGGCCTGCCGGCGCTGAAGGAAATGCTGCGCCTGTACGATCTGGCCGGCAGCAGCGTCTCGGCGCGGCAGATCGATGGCATCGTGGCACTGGACCAGGTTCCGGCCACGACCTGGATGTCCGGGCGCCAGTTCGCGTCCGTGGTACGTGGCCTGGAGATCACTCTGACGATCAATGAAGCCCACTTCGTGGGTACCGGTGTGGCCGCCTTCGCCCAGGTGATGGACCACTTCTTCGCACTGTACGTGCATGCCAACAGTTTCACCCGCCTGGTACTGGTGTCCAGTGACAGCGGGGAGGAGATCGTCCGATGCCCAGCGCGCAGCGGCGAATCGATCCTGGCGTAG
- the tssE gene encoding type VI secretion system baseplate subunit TssE produces MKGLEPSLLEKLFDDAPRQAGAGPVFKSVSLEQYKESIARDLEGLLNSRAAFQEADMKEFPNCRQSLLTYGLADFSAMSLSNAYDRAAICRSLEQAVARHERRLKNVTVHLDVGNQFAGGLHFTIHALLDLEPAREPVSFDAMLQPSTLQYQVSRARRTQAM; encoded by the coding sequence ATGAAGGGACTCGAACCCAGCCTGCTGGAAAAACTGTTCGACGATGCACCCCGCCAGGCGGGGGCAGGGCCGGTGTTCAAGTCGGTGTCGCTGGAGCAGTACAAGGAATCCATCGCCCGTGACCTGGAGGGGCTGCTGAATTCGCGCGCCGCGTTCCAGGAGGCGGACATGAAGGAGTTCCCGAACTGCCGCCAGTCATTGCTGACCTATGGTTTGGCCGATTTCTCGGCGATGAGCCTGTCCAATGCCTACGACCGCGCGGCCATCTGCCGCTCGCTGGAGCAGGCGGTGGCCCGCCACGAACGGCGGCTGAAGAACGTCACGGTCCACCTGGACGTGGGCAACCAGTTCGCCGGCGGCCTTCACTTCACCATCCATGCCCTGCTTGACCTGGAGCCGGCCCGCGAGCCGGTCAGCTTCGATGCCATGCTGCAGCCGTCCACGCTGCAGTACCAGGTCAGCCGCGCCCGTCGCACGCAGGCCATGTGA
- a CDS encoding type VI secretion system tube protein Hcp: MQHAFLSIDTIKGESHDDKHKDWIEIQSFSQDLLQPRSATASTSGGTTAARVNLSPIEITKSIDLASTALNQAASNGTTFPKAQIQFMRADKDGNAINYYTVELLNVLVHRVTTTVDKEGMPQEVVQLSFGAIKWTYQQQKPEGGVGGKTVAQWSATKNIPNYTV; this comes from the coding sequence ATGCAACACGCTTTCCTCTCGATTGACACCATCAAGGGCGAGTCGCACGACGACAAGCACAAGGACTGGATCGAAATCCAGTCGTTCTCGCAGGACCTGCTGCAGCCGCGTTCGGCCACCGCGTCGACCTCCGGCGGTACCACGGCAGCCCGCGTGAACCTGTCGCCGATCGAAATCACCAAATCGATCGACCTCGCTTCCACGGCCCTCAACCAGGCCGCCTCCAACGGCACTACCTTCCCGAAGGCGCAGATCCAGTTCATGCGCGCCGACAAGGACGGCAACGCGATCAATTACTACACGGTCGAGCTGCTGAACGTGCTGGTCCACCGCGTCACCACCACGGTGGACAAGGAAGGCATGCCGCAGGAAGTTGTTCAGTTGAGCTTCGGCGCCATCAAGTGGACTTACCAGCAGCAGAAGCCGGAAGGCGGTGTTGGTGGCAAGACCGTGGCGCAGTGGAGCGCGACCAAGAACATCCCGAACTACACCGTGTGA